In one window of Nocardioides panacisoli DNA:
- the ccsB gene encoding c-type cytochrome biogenesis protein CcsB, with product MTIESYSLLSDRAVMATAVLYGLAFLAFLAEWSRARRLATAPPAEASTASGHTAAGDGATTLEAPTTPAPTRGTDLLGRSALTLTLAGFATHTLGVVLRGVAASRAPWGNMYEFTLVGTLCLVASYLLLVRVDRVRPLGLPVLATTLVMLMLAVLLLWVPAGPLVPALQSYWLVIHVAAALIAAGAFVFGGIVSALYLCQHRAARRGRDGSSGYLSRLPHRDDLDELAYRIHAFAFPVWTFAALIAGPVWAKYSWGRYWAWDPKEVWAFITWVVYAAYLHARVTAGWKGRGAAALSLLGVGTVLFSFIGINLFGSGLHAYAGL from the coding sequence ATGACCATCGAGTCCTACTCGCTCCTCAGCGACCGCGCCGTGATGGCCACCGCGGTGCTGTACGGCCTGGCCTTCCTGGCCTTCCTCGCGGAATGGTCACGGGCGCGCCGCTTGGCGACCGCGCCACCGGCCGAGGCGAGCACGGCGTCCGGACACACGGCCGCCGGGGACGGTGCCACCACGCTCGAGGCGCCCACCACACCCGCACCCACCCGCGGCACCGACCTCCTCGGCCGCAGCGCGCTCACGCTCACACTCGCCGGCTTCGCCACACACACCCTGGGTGTCGTCCTCCGGGGCGTGGCCGCCTCCCGTGCCCCCTGGGGCAACATGTACGAGTTCACCCTCGTCGGCACGCTCTGTCTGGTGGCCAGCTACCTCCTGCTGGTCCGTGTGGATCGCGTGCGCCCTCTCGGCCTCCCGGTCCTCGCCACCACCCTGGTCATGCTCATGCTGGCCGTCCTGCTGCTCTGGGTACCCGCCGGTCCACTCGTGCCGGCGTTGCAGTCGTACTGGCTGGTCATCCACGTCGCTGCCGCCCTCATCGCCGCCGGCGCCTTCGTCTTCGGTGGCATCGTCTCCGCGCTCTATCTGTGCCAGCACCGCGCAGCTCGACGCGGACGCGACGGATCGAGCGGCTACCTGTCGCGGCTGCCCCACCGAGATGACCTCGACGAACTCGCCTACCGGATCCACGCCTTCGCGTTCCCGGTGTGGACCTTCGCCGCCCTCATCGCGGGCCCGGTGTGGGCCAAGTACTCCTGGGGGCGCTACTGGGCCTGGGACCCCAAGGAGGTCTGGGCGTTCATCACCTGGGTCGTCTACGCGGCCTACCTGCACGCCCGCGTCACGGCAGGCTGGAAGGGGCGCGGCGCCGCGGCGCTGTCCCTCCTGGGGGTCGGCACGGTGCTGTTCAGCTTCATCGGCATCAACCTGTTCGGGTCCGGGCTCCATGCGTACGCCGGCCTCTGA
- a CDS encoding NADH-quinone oxidoreductase subunit N, producing MDMTADIVAVLPEGILVIGAVACLMLGSWTPRSRQARVRATAAATTVVMLAFAVAGLVREPTTAFSGTVAIDELTGVLRLVVGGSLLVLLLLAGGEVRGHPRESELAVLLLLGGAGVLLLGAATDTAVLVVAFLLASIPLYGMVGLSTDPRAPEAAMKTYLIGALCGILMLLGASVLYGLAGTTAYAGLDALASAPAAGAAAGVALLAVGLMFKAGAVPAHFWVPDATQGTWITTASFLTTVPKLGAVLAVVRLLQALPPDRVWVLLVAAVAAVTMTVGNLAALTQHDVRRLLAWSTISQVGYLLAIAAAVPGSDLALPTLVLFLAGYAATNLGAFAVLATDPGRTEIDDWRGVGRRRPGVVAALAVLLLGLVGTPPTAVFVAKALTLTATWEAGLAWLAVLVAANTVLSLAYYLRWLTACLRRPDVPRTGEDRASTQATRVAVVCAAVAIGLGIGAAPVLGLVG from the coding sequence ATGGACATGACCGCCGACATCGTGGCCGTGCTGCCCGAGGGCATCCTCGTCATCGGTGCCGTTGCGTGCCTGATGCTCGGCTCGTGGACTCCCCGCTCACGCCAAGCACGGGTTCGCGCGACGGCCGCCGCGACCACGGTGGTGATGCTGGCCTTCGCCGTGGCCGGTCTGGTGCGCGAGCCGACGACCGCGTTCTCCGGCACCGTCGCCATCGACGAGCTCACCGGCGTCCTGCGACTGGTGGTCGGTGGATCGTTGCTGGTGTTGCTCCTCCTCGCCGGTGGCGAGGTCCGCGGCCACCCACGGGAGAGTGAGCTGGCGGTGCTCCTGCTGCTCGGTGGCGCCGGCGTACTGCTGCTCGGGGCGGCGACGGACACCGCGGTGCTCGTCGTGGCCTTCCTGCTCGCCTCGATCCCGCTCTACGGCATGGTCGGGCTCTCCACCGATCCGCGGGCGCCCGAGGCCGCCATGAAGACCTACCTCATCGGCGCGCTGTGCGGCATCCTGATGTTGTTGGGCGCGTCGGTGCTGTACGGCTTGGCCGGGACCACGGCGTACGCCGGCCTCGACGCGCTCGCGTCGGCCCCGGCCGCGGGCGCGGCGGCGGGAGTGGCCCTGCTGGCCGTCGGCCTGATGTTCAAGGCCGGCGCCGTACCGGCCCACTTCTGGGTACCCGACGCCACACAGGGGACCTGGATCACCACGGCGAGCTTCCTGACCACCGTGCCCAAGCTCGGTGCCGTCCTCGCGGTGGTCCGACTACTCCAGGCACTACCGCCCGACCGCGTCTGGGTCCTGCTAGTGGCGGCCGTCGCGGCCGTCACGATGACCGTGGGCAACCTCGCCGCGCTCACCCAGCACGACGTACGCCGGCTGCTGGCGTGGTCGACCATCAGCCAGGTCGGCTACCTGCTCGCCATCGCCGCCGCGGTACCCGGCTCCGACCTCGCCCTTCCCACACTCGTGCTCTTCCTCGCCGGCTACGCCGCCACCAACCTCGGGGCTTTCGCCGTGCTCGCCACCGACCCTGGCCGCACCGAGATCGATGACTGGCGAGGCGTGGGCCGGCGGCGGCCGGGAGTCGTGGCGGCCCTGGCCGTCCTCCTCCTCGGACTGGTCGGCACGCCACCGACCGCCGTGTTCGTGGCCAAGGCCTTGACCCTGACCGCGACCTGGGAGGCCGGACTGGCATGGCTCGCAGTCCTGGTGGCCGCCAACACCGTGCTCAGCCTCGCCTACTACCTGCGGTGGCTGACCGCCTGCCTGCGCCGACCGGATGTCCCTCGAACCGGAGAGGACCGCGCCAGCACTCAAGCAACCCGGGTGGCCGTTGTCTGCGCTGCTGTTGCCATCGGCTTGGGGATCGGCGCGGCGCCCGTGCTGGGCCTCGTGGGCTGA
- a CDS encoding DUF2752 domain-containing protein has translation MTHRAGLSWSRDRRDPWRVATLAAGLLTLTAAGLAILGLPGVDLHGPQHQWGLMSPTCGGTRAARLTAMGDLPGAWTYNPLGIVVVVGAALLLARAAVGGLTRTWWTPRLHLAGAPRWLAIVGLLALVAALWARQQSIAPLLMQH, from the coding sequence ATGACCCACCGGGCGGGCCTCTCCTGGAGCCGCGACCGGCGCGATCCGTGGCGCGTCGCCACGCTCGCGGCCGGGCTCCTCACCCTGACCGCCGCGGGCCTCGCGATCCTCGGACTGCCCGGCGTCGACCTGCACGGACCGCAGCACCAGTGGGGCCTGATGAGTCCGACATGTGGTGGCACCCGCGCCGCGCGACTCACCGCGATGGGCGACCTCCCCGGCGCTTGGACCTACAACCCGCTGGGCATCGTCGTGGTGGTGGGCGCAGCACTGTTGCTGGCCCGTGCCGCCGTCGGTGGCCTCACCCGCACCTGGTGGACGCCTCGACTCCACCTGGCGGGCGCTCCGCGATGGCTCGCCATCGTCGGCTTGCTCGCTCTGGTGGCCGCCCTCTGGGCCCGCCAACAGAGCATCGCTCCCCTGCTCATGCAGCACTGA
- the resB gene encoding cytochrome c biogenesis protein ResB — protein MRTALILLLLLALASVPGSVIPQEDVDAYAVTAWKSQHPDLTPYYESLQMFSVYDSFWFSAIYLLLMVSLVGCIIPRLRVYWRGIRAQPPRTPRNLARLPEWREEWVRATPQEALDEAMATLRRRRFRVRRLDGSIAAERGYLREAGNLVFHTAIIVVLVAFAYGKLFGYTGAVAVVEGSTFTNSSSQYDEFVPGSLFAPDRLDPFALDVDDFDADFLTNGPQAGQPVHFAAEVTYRTGFGQQEVVDEATVEVNHPLRIGDTDVYLVGHGYAPRVTVTDGAGDVAYSGPTIFLPENGNFRSFGVIKAPDASPVSLAFEGQFFPTYGFTMETGPFSTFPQPANPALSMLAYRGDLGLDSGESQSVYALDKSGLATFTKPDGRDFRVDLPLGETVELPEGAGSITFDGLDRFARFQVSQSPGDPVALLGVLLATTGLVASLYVRPQRIWVKTHGGSGATVVEVAGLDRGRSGGVAREIDRLTRQLNRPTETGGPS, from the coding sequence ATGCGAACCGCCTTGATCCTGCTGCTCCTGCTGGCCCTCGCATCGGTGCCCGGCTCGGTGATCCCCCAGGAGGACGTCGACGCCTACGCGGTGACCGCGTGGAAGTCGCAACATCCCGACCTGACTCCGTACTACGAGTCCCTGCAGATGTTCTCGGTCTACGACTCCTTCTGGTTCAGCGCCATCTACCTGTTGCTGATGGTGTCACTCGTCGGCTGCATCATTCCGCGTCTCCGGGTCTACTGGCGCGGCATTCGGGCGCAGCCGCCCCGGACGCCACGCAACCTCGCTCGTCTCCCCGAGTGGCGCGAGGAGTGGGTGAGGGCGACACCTCAGGAGGCGCTGGACGAGGCCATGGCGACGCTGCGTCGGCGGCGCTTCCGGGTCCGGCGCCTCGACGGGTCGATTGCCGCCGAGCGTGGCTACCTGAGAGAGGCCGGCAACCTGGTCTTCCACACCGCCATCATCGTCGTGCTCGTCGCCTTCGCCTACGGCAAGCTCTTCGGCTACACGGGTGCCGTCGCGGTCGTGGAGGGCAGCACCTTCACCAACTCCTCGAGCCAGTACGACGAGTTCGTGCCGGGTTCGCTCTTCGCGCCCGACCGGTTGGATCCGTTCGCGCTGGATGTGGACGACTTCGACGCCGACTTCCTCACCAACGGTCCCCAGGCCGGCCAACCGGTGCACTTCGCGGCCGAGGTGACCTATCGGACCGGCTTCGGGCAGCAGGAGGTGGTCGACGAGGCGACCGTCGAGGTCAACCATCCGCTTCGGATCGGCGACACCGACGTCTACCTGGTCGGTCACGGGTACGCACCCCGCGTCACGGTCACCGACGGCGCGGGCGACGTCGCCTACAGCGGACCGACGATCTTCCTGCCCGAGAACGGCAACTTCCGCTCCTTCGGGGTGATCAAGGCTCCCGACGCATCCCCGGTGTCCCTGGCGTTCGAGGGACAGTTCTTCCCGACCTACGGATTCACGATGGAGACGGGGCCGTTCTCCACCTTCCCCCAGCCGGCCAACCCGGCCCTGTCGATGCTCGCCTATCGCGGCGACCTCGGCCTGGACTCCGGGGAGTCACAGTCGGTCTACGCCCTGGACAAGTCGGGGCTCGCCACATTCACCAAGCCCGATGGTCGGGACTTCCGTGTCGACCTCCCACTTGGCGAGACGGTGGAGCTGCCCGAGGGAGCGGGATCGATCACCTTCGACGGCCTCGATCGGTTCGCACGCTTCCAGGTCAGCCAGTCGCCGGGCGACCCCGTCGCATTGCTCGGCGTACTGCTGGCAACCACGGGACTAGTGGCCTCCCTCTACGTACGCCCCCAACGGATCTGGGTCAAGACTCACGGCGGCTCCGGCGCGACTGTCGTCGAGGTGGCGGGCCTCGATCGCGGACGTTCGGGCGGAGTGGCGCGAGAGATCGACCGGCTCACCCGACAGCTGAACCGCCCCACCGAAACCGGAGGCCCCTCATGA
- a CDS encoding NADH-quinone oxidoreductase subunit NuoK, whose amino-acid sequence MTLETVLLVAAALVSVGLYGALSQQVVVMVMMGLELMIGGVLLALGGFWWFLAPDPSGQVLLLVVLAAMTVEMAIGFAMATLLHRRAEVDMTDMTAELHE is encoded by the coding sequence ATGACCCTGGAGACCGTGCTGCTCGTGGCCGCCGCCCTGGTGTCCGTCGGCCTCTACGGTGCCCTGTCCCAGCAGGTCGTCGTCATGGTGATGATGGGCCTGGAGCTGATGATCGGCGGCGTTCTCTTGGCCCTGGGCGGCTTCTGGTGGTTCCTCGCACCCGACCCGTCGGGTCAGGTCCTCCTGCTGGTGGTGCTGGCCGCCATGACCGTCGAAATGGCGATCGGGTTCGCCATGGCGACGCTGCTGCACCGTCGCGCGGAAGTGGACATGACCGACATGACGGCGGAGCTGCACGAATGA
- a CDS encoding cytochrome c biogenesis CcdA family protein, whose product MTSAIQGLQDIVLDGPVAVAAVLAVAAGVVSFFSPCCLPLVPGYLSYAAGLAGEDLLAGERGPAPSTASTSVKTRTRARRRATWGAALFVSGFSAVFVGYGALFGSLGAALATHQETIIRVMGVVTIALGLLFTGALWRVPGAMRSFRPRFRPRAGLAGAPLVGMVFGIGWTPCIGPTLAAVLTLATSSADAGRGAVLSLAYSVGLGIPFVLAAASLERFMASTQWARHHARLVTRIGGGMLIVLGIVQASGLWTVLMSHLQGVIVGWQPPI is encoded by the coding sequence TTGACATCCGCGATCCAGGGACTGCAGGACATCGTCCTCGACGGCCCCGTCGCAGTGGCTGCCGTCCTGGCGGTTGCGGCCGGCGTCGTGTCGTTCTTCTCCCCCTGCTGCCTGCCCCTCGTGCCGGGCTACCTCTCCTACGCCGCAGGACTGGCCGGCGAGGACCTGCTCGCCGGAGAGCGAGGCCCCGCCCCGTCCACCGCCTCCACCTCAGTGAAGACCCGGACACGGGCGCGTCGGCGCGCCACGTGGGGCGCAGCCCTGTTCGTCTCCGGATTCTCGGCCGTCTTCGTTGGCTACGGCGCCCTCTTCGGATCGCTCGGCGCGGCGCTCGCGACTCACCAGGAGACGATCATCCGGGTCATGGGAGTCGTCACGATTGCCCTGGGCCTGCTCTTCACCGGTGCCCTGTGGCGCGTCCCCGGAGCCATGCGTTCCTTCCGTCCCCGGTTCCGCCCGCGCGCCGGACTGGCTGGAGCACCCCTAGTGGGGATGGTGTTCGGCATCGGGTGGACGCCGTGCATCGGCCCCACCTTGGCCGCCGTCCTCACCCTGGCCACGAGCTCCGCGGACGCAGGCCGCGGCGCCGTCCTTTCCCTGGCCTACAGCGTCGGGCTCGGCATACCGTTCGTCCTCGCCGCGGCCTCACTGGAGCGGTTCATGGCCTCCACGCAGTGGGCGCGACACCACGCCCGCCTCGTCACGCGCATCGGCGGCGGCATGCTCATCGTCCTGGGAATCGTCCAAGCCAGCGGCCTCTGGACCGTGCTGATGAGCCACCTGCAGGGCGTGATCGTCGGGTGGCAGCCACCCATATAG
- a CDS encoding YrhK family protein, translating into MTTSRNLSTSIPLGPERLVIDRRYETLSIANDFLIGLWFLVGSVLFYFKAVETSAITCFVVGSAQFLVRPGIRLGRRVHLRRRGLDDPRDPSGDY; encoded by the coding sequence ATGACCACGAGCAGGAACCTGTCCACCTCGATCCCACTCGGACCAGAGCGACTCGTGATCGATCGTCGCTACGAGACGCTGTCCATCGCCAACGACTTCCTGATCGGGCTGTGGTTCCTGGTCGGCAGCGTCCTGTTCTACTTCAAGGCCGTGGAGACCTCGGCCATCACGTGCTTCGTGGTGGGCAGTGCGCAGTTCCTGGTGCGACCGGGCATCCGCCTTGGCCGCCGCGTGCACCTCCGCCGTCGCGGTCTGGACGACCCACGCGATCCGAGCGGGGACTACTAG
- a CDS encoding complex I subunit 4 family protein — MLSVLVFLPLVVAGLLLVLPASAAWARWVFVVTTLVEVVLAAVLWADYRSPGPESLAFDQQVDWIPDIGVSYHVGLDGLSLPLVVMTTVVFAACAVFALRDQHRPRTQAALFLALETTCLGLFAAADLVLFFVFFDLSIVGMYLSLHGWGHGERRRSALLFFLYTFLGSLALLLGFVGLYVASDPHTFDMVALAADPPLQGSGTAGALVLAAVLLGLAVKTPTVPFHTWLPPAHTDAPAIGSAVLAAVLLKMGTYGFVRIGMPMLPEAWRAWAVPLIVIGLLSIFWGALVALVQSNFKRMVAYTSVNHMGYVVLAVGAAGVVGGSSAEDRSTAVSGAVTQMVSHGLLTGALFLLAGVMWTRRESYHLAGYGGLARHAPGFAVLLVVAALGSFGLPGLSGFVAELQIFAGSIPVVPAVATGLLGILLMTAVLLRAVQQVLTGPVGALSEAFADVRPHEWLPVAVLLALSIGLGLAPQPFLDVVGPAADTVAELVAR, encoded by the coding sequence GTGCTGTCCGTCCTGGTGTTCCTCCCGCTCGTCGTGGCGGGGCTCCTCCTCGTCCTCCCGGCGTCGGCCGCCTGGGCCCGGTGGGTCTTCGTGGTGACCACCCTCGTCGAGGTCGTTCTCGCCGCTGTCCTGTGGGCCGACTACCGGAGTCCGGGGCCGGAGAGCCTGGCCTTCGATCAGCAGGTCGACTGGATCCCCGACATCGGTGTCAGCTACCACGTGGGACTGGACGGACTGTCGCTGCCCTTGGTGGTGATGACCACGGTCGTCTTCGCTGCCTGCGCGGTCTTCGCACTGCGCGACCAACATCGGCCACGCACCCAGGCGGCGCTGTTCCTGGCACTGGAGACCACCTGCCTGGGGCTGTTCGCCGCCGCCGACCTGGTGCTCTTCTTCGTGTTCTTCGACCTCTCGATCGTGGGCATGTACCTCTCGCTGCACGGCTGGGGACACGGTGAGCGTCGGCGGTCCGCGCTGTTGTTCTTCCTCTACACCTTCCTCGGGTCGCTGGCGCTCCTCCTCGGCTTCGTCGGCCTCTACGTCGCCTCGGATCCGCACACCTTCGACATGGTTGCGCTTGCCGCCGACCCACCGCTGCAGGGGTCGGGCACCGCCGGCGCGCTCGTGCTGGCGGCGGTGCTCCTGGGCCTGGCCGTGAAGACGCCGACCGTGCCGTTCCACACCTGGCTGCCGCCGGCCCACACCGATGCCCCGGCCATCGGATCGGCCGTGCTGGCCGCGGTGCTGCTCAAGATGGGCACCTACGGTTTCGTGCGGATCGGGATGCCGATGTTGCCCGAGGCCTGGCGTGCGTGGGCCGTCCCGCTGATCGTGATCGGCCTGCTGTCGATCTTCTGGGGTGCTCTGGTCGCCCTCGTCCAGTCGAACTTCAAGCGGATGGTCGCCTACACCTCGGTCAACCACATGGGCTACGTCGTCCTCGCCGTGGGTGCCGCGGGTGTCGTCGGCGGCTCGTCGGCCGAGGATCGTTCCACCGCGGTCTCGGGTGCGGTCACCCAGATGGTCAGCCACGGCCTGCTGACCGGCGCACTGTTCCTCCTGGCGGGCGTGATGTGGACCCGACGCGAGAGCTACCACCTGGCGGGCTACGGCGGCCTCGCCCGCCATGCCCCCGGGTTCGCGGTGCTGCTCGTCGTCGCCGCCCTCGGTTCCTTCGGCCTGCCCGGCCTGTCGGGCTTCGTCGCCGAGCTCCAGATCTTCGCCGGGAGCATTCCCGTCGTGCCTGCGGTCGCCACGGGCCTGCTGGGCATCCTGTTGATGACCGCGGTCCTGCTCCGTGCGGTGCAGCAGGTGCTGACCGGACCGGTCGGTGCACTCTCGGAGGCATTCGCGGACGTCCGTCCGCACGAGTGGCTACCGGTCGCGGTCCTGCTGGCGCTCTCGATCGGCCTGGGGCTCGCGCCGCAGCCGTTCCTCGACGTCGTCGGTCCTGCCGCTGACACCGTGGCCGAGCTGGTGGCGCGATGA
- a CDS encoding F510_1955 family glycosylhydrolase, which translates to MTPLSSSAVRATIVTTTLGLGLLTACGDDPAVDGETMEVSHVHALAVDPNDPSALFVATHEGLGRYTESDGVRRVGQATSDFMGFATGPDGRLFASGHPGSDEDAPLALGLISSTDEGDSWEAVSLSGEADFHALTADEDGVVGFDAANSVLRTSTDGEDWEDVPTEEGFIDLAADPTSPRLVGTTGNGELVESTDGGATFTAVTNAPTLVLVDFAPDGSLVGIAPTGELQTVADGDWRATGARADDQLQAFTAGPDGTVWVLDGQGLQKSTDGGASLESAPSW; encoded by the coding sequence GTGACCCCCCTGTCCAGCAGCGCCGTCCGCGCCACGATCGTCACCACCACACTCGGCCTGGGCCTGCTCACGGCCTGCGGCGACGATCCGGCCGTCGACGGTGAGACCATGGAGGTGAGCCACGTCCATGCCCTGGCCGTGGATCCGAACGACCCCTCGGCGCTCTTCGTCGCCACACACGAAGGACTCGGGCGCTACACCGAGTCCGACGGGGTACGTCGGGTCGGGCAGGCAACCAGCGACTTCATGGGCTTCGCCACCGGACCAGATGGTCGACTCTTCGCCAGCGGGCACCCGGGCAGCGACGAAGACGCACCACTCGCCCTCGGCCTGATCAGCTCCACCGACGAGGGGGACAGCTGGGAGGCAGTCAGCCTCTCCGGGGAGGCGGACTTCCACGCACTGACCGCCGACGAGGACGGCGTCGTCGGCTTCGATGCCGCCAACAGCGTCCTCCGGACCAGCACCGATGGCGAGGACTGGGAAGACGTGCCGACCGAGGAGGGCTTTATCGACCTCGCCGCCGACCCGACCTCCCCGCGACTGGTCGGCACCACGGGCAACGGCGAGCTCGTCGAGAGCACCGACGGCGGCGCCACGTTCACGGCAGTGACGAACGCCCCCACCCTCGTCCTGGTGGACTTCGCACCGGACGGATCGCTGGTCGGCATCGCACCCACGGGCGAGCTCCAGACCGTCGCCGACGGCGATTGGCGGGCCACCGGCGCTCGGGCCGACGACCAGCTCCAGGCGTTCACGGCCGGACCGGACGGCACCGTGTGGGTCCTCGACGGCCAGGGACTCCAGAAGAGCACCGACGGTGGGGCGTCCCTGGAGAGCGCCCCCTCCTGGTAG
- a CDS encoding BlaI/MecI/CopY family transcriptional regulator, producing the protein MHQLGRLEATVMERVWTGGRPVLVREVLEDLRSDRKIAYTTVMTVMENLYRKGFLTRERDGRAYRYTAARTRAEHTAGVMEEVLASAGDRSATLLHFVEHISADDLAELRAVLGEADEEETS; encoded by the coding sequence GTGCACCAGTTGGGTCGGCTCGAGGCGACGGTGATGGAGCGCGTCTGGACGGGTGGTCGCCCCGTGCTCGTGCGGGAAGTGCTCGAGGATCTCCGGTCGGACCGCAAGATCGCCTACACCACCGTGATGACGGTGATGGAGAACCTGTATCGCAAGGGTTTCCTGACCCGCGAGCGCGACGGACGGGCCTACCGCTACACCGCCGCCCGGACGCGAGCCGAGCACACTGCCGGTGTGATGGAGGAGGTGCTGGCCTCCGCCGGCGATCGCTCGGCCACCCTGTTGCACTTCGTCGAGCACATCTCCGCGGATGACCTCGCTGAACTGCGAGCGGTCCTGGGTGAGGCGGACGAGGAGGAGACGTCATGA
- a CDS encoding proton-conducting transporter membrane subunit: MSAPMIMLAVLLPAVAGSALAGLGHVIPARVATVAGWLATLVLALSTAFGIAATATGAAVQASFVLGSDLGLAADGIGGLLLPAILGVAALVQLAATGAGETREPRFAGLMLLFAAAAALTVLATTLPTLLLGWEVMGATSYALIGYRYDEPRPVASGATALLTTRATDLGLYLAVAAAVAGGGANGLSLDGLAGLESEWRHLAAAGILVAACGKAAQLPFSWWLSRAMDGPSPVSALLHSAAMVALGAYLLLRVAPLLTATGWADDAAAWVGGLTAVVLGAVALTQTDLKQLLAASTAAQLGFVVLAAGVGATSAGTAHLVGHAAVKALLFLVAGAWLEALGSKRLDHLTGVARRWPVVGALAAVALLSLAGIPPLTLWATKDVVLAAALESSTALYVVGVVATVLATAYAAVALVTVLRTASEGAPHGELEQPPTGRVPVVVPVALAPLALGAVTLGVLALPAVVTSLPGAESPEPHLWELALSGAAAVVTAVLISTRMLRRSRTPSRRAASPLYRWLHGWLGLEPAARAILVRPTVAVAAAAGRFDDRVVAVIVDRLAGLVLQAGRATAAGDTLITRIVDGVAAVSRRAGGGVRRSGRSGQLHHYYLQLVGGVLLVAVVVSIALVTSPR, from the coding sequence ATGAGCGCGCCGATGATCATGCTCGCCGTCCTGCTGCCCGCTGTGGCGGGGAGTGCCCTCGCCGGTCTCGGGCACGTGATCCCGGCCCGAGTTGCGACGGTCGCGGGGTGGCTGGCGACCCTCGTCCTCGCGCTCAGCACTGCCTTCGGTATCGCGGCGACGGCGACCGGTGCCGCGGTGCAGGCGTCCTTCGTCCTGGGCAGCGACCTCGGTCTGGCCGCCGACGGCATCGGAGGTCTACTGCTCCCCGCCATCCTCGGCGTCGCGGCGCTCGTGCAGCTGGCCGCCACCGGCGCCGGTGAGACACGAGAGCCACGGTTCGCCGGTCTGATGCTGCTCTTCGCCGCGGCAGCCGCGCTCACGGTGCTGGCCACGACGCTGCCCACCCTGCTCCTGGGGTGGGAGGTCATGGGCGCGACGTCCTACGCGCTCATCGGCTACCGGTACGACGAGCCGCGACCCGTCGCTTCGGGTGCCACCGCGCTGCTCACCACCCGTGCCACCGACCTCGGGCTGTACCTCGCCGTCGCGGCCGCGGTGGCCGGTGGCGGGGCCAACGGGTTGTCGTTGGACGGACTGGCCGGTCTGGAGTCGGAGTGGCGCCACCTGGCCGCGGCCGGCATCCTGGTCGCCGCTTGTGGCAAGGCAGCCCAACTGCCGTTCTCGTGGTGGTTGTCGCGGGCGATGGACGGTCCCAGTCCCGTCTCGGCGCTGCTGCACTCCGCGGCCATGGTCGCACTCGGTGCCTATCTCCTGCTGCGCGTCGCGCCGCTGCTGACGGCCACCGGGTGGGCCGACGACGCCGCGGCCTGGGTCGGTGGCCTGACCGCGGTCGTCCTGGGTGCGGTGGCCCTCACGCAGACCGACCTGAAGCAGCTCCTCGCTGCGTCCACGGCGGCGCAGCTGGGGTTCGTGGTCCTGGCCGCCGGGGTCGGAGCGACCAGCGCGGGCACGGCACACCTCGTGGGCCATGCCGCGGTCAAGGCGCTGCTGTTCCTGGTGGCCGGCGCGTGGCTGGAGGCCCTCGGCAGCAAGCGCTTGGACCACCTCACTGGCGTCGCCAGGCGTTGGCCGGTCGTGGGCGCCCTCGCCGCGGTCGCGCTGCTCTCCCTGGCGGGCATCCCGCCGCTGACCCTGTGGGCCACGAAGGATGTCGTGCTCGCGGCCGCACTGGAGTCCTCGACGGCCCTCTACGTGGTCGGGGTCGTGGCCACCGTGCTGGCGACCGCCTACGCCGCGGTCGCGCTCGTGACGGTGCTGCGCACCGCATCGGAGGGTGCGCCGCACGGGGAGCTCGAGCAGCCTCCCACGGGGCGGGTGCCCGTGGTGGTGCCGGTGGCGCTGGCGCCACTGGCGCTGGGAGCGGTGACGCTCGGGGTCTTGGCACTTCCGGCGGTGGTCACCTCGCTGCCCGGGGCCGAGTCGCCCGAGCCGCACCTGTGGGAGCTGGCCCTGTCGGGCGCCGCCGCAGTGGTGACGGCCGTGCTGATCTCGACGCGGATGCTGCGCCGGTCGCGCACACCGTCCCGGCGAGCCGCCTCGCCGCTGTATCGATGGCTGCACGGCTGGCTGGGCCTCGAACCGGCGGCACGTGCGATCCTCGTCCGCCCGACCGTGGCCGTCGCCGCGGCAGCCGGCCGGTTCGACGACCGTGTGGTCGCCGTGATCGTGGATCGACTGGCGGGGCTGGTGTTGCAGGCGGGCCGCGCCACCGCAGCGGGTGACACGTTGATCACGCGCATCGTGGACGGTGTCGCCGCAGTGTCGCGCCGTGCCGGTGGCGGCGTACGCCGCAGCGGCAGAAGCGGCCAACTGCACCACTACTACCTGCAACTGGTCGGCGGCGTACTCCTGGTGGCCGTCGTCGTGTCCATCGCCCTCGTCACGAGTCCGAGGTGA